ATATTGCTTATGCCACTTTCACTATTATTACAATTAGTCATCATGACAATAAATTTGAGGTAATTAACTTTGATAATCCTCCTATTTTTCTTCTGAAAAAGGGCAGAATAGAAAAACTTATTCCAACAACGGAAGTGATTTTAGATAAAAAGATTAACTATTATCAAGGAGTATTAGAAAGAGGCGATTTTTTGGGAGCAATTAGCGATGGTATTTTGTATGCTGGCTTAGGTAATACTATGAATTTTGGTTGGGGATGGGATAATATTGCCAAGTTTTTAGAAACTGTTTTTCTGACAAAAGCTAGTAATTCTCGTAAAATTATTGAACAGGTGGTTCAAGAAACCAAAAAGCTCTACTGTAATCATATCGGTGATGATGCGACTTTTGTGGGTGTGTATGTGCGCAAACCTAAGCCTTTAATGATATTTACAGGGCCTCCTTTAGATCCTAGCAAAGATGAAGATTATGCAGAACAATTATTAAGTTTTGCTGGACGTAAAATTATTTGTGGTGGTACAACAGGTAATATTGTTGCTAATTATATGGCAGAAACTATTGATATAGATATTGCTACGATGACAAAAGAGCTACCTCCTATCGGTAAATTGAAAGAAATTGATTTAGTCACAGAGGGAATTTTAACTATTTCTAAAGCGAAAGAGTTGTTAAACTTTTGTCAATTTGATATTAGTAGATTACCAACGGTGCGTAATAGTGCGGTGTTATTAGCAAAGGAAATTTTAGAAGCTGATTCTATTTATTTTTTAGTGGGACAACAAATTAATGAGTTTTATCAAAATCCTCTTTTACCCAAAAATATTTCTATTCGCCGCAGTTTAATTGAGGAATTAGTGCAGTTATTAAGAGAAAATCAAAAAAAAGTTATTCTTGAATATTGTTAAGTTATGACATAAATTTTGGCTCTATCACTTCTCGTCGTGTAAATTATTAGTTAGGGTAGGTGTCAGGTTGCAGGTTGCAGGTGTCAGGTTTAGGGGAGTAATGAGTAATGAGTAACGAGTAATTATCAACTATTGACTATTGACTATTCACTGTTCACTATTTACCTTTGCCCATTGCCCTTTTAACTTTTTCTCTTGGCTTTAATTTATCATAACCACACTCTGAAGAACCTAAATTTTTTGCCCTAAATTAAGAATGATTGAAATCGAGAAAAAACCAACTTTAGTTATTGGTTATGGTAATTCCCTACGTAGTGATGATGGTATAGGACAAAAAATTGCGATCGCACTTTCTCAATTAAATTTAAAGAATCTAACCACTATTGCCACTCACCAATTGACACCAGAATTAGTAGAAAAAATTATTCAATTTGAACAAGTAATTTTTATTGACGCTCAGATAAATAGTGAAAAGATACAAATAACTAAAATAGATAATATAAACTCTTATCCTCAACAAAATTGGACTCATCATCTCAATCCTATTTCTTTAATTAATTTAACCAATAAGCTATATAATAAATTTCCTCAAGGGTGGTTAATTACTATTCCCATTAAAAACACTAATTTTGGCGAACAAATATCTCCAGAAGTACAAATAATGGCAGACAATATTATTAATAATCTAGGCAAAAATTTTCTTAATTAATTATCTTTGATTAGAGAATAACAAGAGTCTTTTAATAAGGGTAAAGTTTGCCCTGAAACAGAATATACTAGGGCTTCTCGATAGACTCTATTAGCAGGATGAGAATCTATATTAGCTGTTCCTTTTGATGTTATAATAGATGCGATCGCACTTTTGTGAGCTAAATTAATAGCTTCTACTCTCAACTTTAATTTTTCTGCAAAACTGACATTTTTATCAACCATAGCTGTTAACATTTTTTCTTGTAAATTTTCTACTTGATTTTTTAATTCAAAATAAGTTTCTTTGATTTCTTGATAATCTAATTTGACTAAATTTTCCTCTATAATTCTTAAACTGGCAAAAGTACAACCTAACGGAAAAAAACCATGATGTAAAATATTTTCTTGATCTTTCAGGTGAATATTATTCCTAGGCTTAATCGTAACAATATCCTCTTTTCTTAACAAATAATTATTCAACTTACCCGTCACAGTGTTAGTGCTTGTCATCGCACATAATTGTAAGGGTTGACTTAATTCTAAATATGAATTTTGATTCTGGAAAGGAATGATACCATAAAGCTCTTGACCATCTGGTAAAGTTGCACCGATAATAAAATGAGAGAATATATCATAACCAGTAATCCAAGGAATAAACCCATTTAACTCATATCCTTTTTCCCTAACAGTAGCACTTACTAAAGGCTTTTCTTTTCTTCTTAAATGAGAAAAACCCACTCCATAAAAATAATTTTCCTTTCCTATTTGAGTTAAATATTTTTCTTTCAAAATCTCATTATCACTACTGTTTAAAAATGCGATCGCACTTTGATGTTGCGTTTGTAAAAAAGCAAATGCCCCAGAATATTTTGCTATCATAATTTGCCATGAATAAAAACCTAAATTACTCATAGCTAAACCCTGCCATTTAGTATCTATTTTAAGCCTTAAAAAAGAAGAATCTATCCTATTGAAATCATAGAAATGAGTTTTTAATAATTGGCTATCCTTATCTAAAATATTAGCTTGAGGCAAAACTTTTTTTTGTAAAAAAACCTCTGCTTTATCAATAGTTTCTAATTCTTTTATAGACAAATTTAAGTCTTTTTTTTCTTCCGAATTTATCAAGTTCAGTAACTGTAATTTTTTGCGGAACTTTCCCTTAAGTTTTGCTTTTTTTTCTTTAACTAAATTAACGTAATCTGAAGTGATATTATTTGCTTCAAGAATAGCCTCTATAACTTCATAAACATCTGCTATTTCTTCTATTAAATCTTCTTTGTTATCCGTTGTAAAAACTTCCCCAGCTTCTTCTATCAATTTCCATTTTAATCCTTGTTTATATTGATCATGGTTTAATATTTTTACTTGATAGCTTAAATTATTTTTATCAAGCAAATCAGGTATATTATCTCTAATTAATTTAGAATATTTACTCATAATATTAGTATGGCTCTCTTACTTTGCATATAATAAATTATCCCGAAAAAAAGGTGTCAGGTTTCAGGTAGCGGATTTTAGGTTTCATTAAAATTGTTAATTTATAATTTTCTATCTGAGCAAAGCCTTATTGATTAAGGTTTGTACTAATTATTTTATAGTAACTGATAATTCCAAAAACCATTAAAAGCTATGCCATAGCTGAAACCCCTAGAAAATCGTGCTGAAAATGCTCTTTAATTACATCAGGTAGCTTAGTTGTTGATTCTATTTTTTTTATTATTTGCGTCAATGATAAACGACCTAAACTAGGCAT
This is a stretch of genomic DNA from Cyanobacterium aponinum PCC 10605. It encodes these proteins:
- a CDS encoding SpoIIE family protein phosphatase → MNEDNFFDIYHHSLNKHKEELCGDKVKFTKGESKSTIVLSDGLGSGVKANILATLTTEMLITMLDADLPLKEVIETIAGTLPRCQMRNIAYATFTIITISHHDNKFEVINFDNPPIFLLKKGRIEKLIPTTEVILDKKINYYQGVLERGDFLGAISDGILYAGLGNTMNFGWGWDNIAKFLETVFLTKASNSRKIIEQVVQETKKLYCNHIGDDATFVGVYVRKPKPLMIFTGPPLDPSKDEDYAEQLLSFAGRKIICGGTTGNIVANYMAETIDIDIATMTKELPPIGKLKEIDLVTEGILTISKAKELLNFCQFDISRLPTVRNSAVLLAKEILEADSIYFLVGQQINEFYQNPLLPKNISIRRSLIEELVQLLRENQKKVILEYC
- a CDS encoding hydrogenase maturation protease, with protein sequence MIEIEKKPTLVIGYGNSLRSDDGIGQKIAIALSQLNLKNLTTIATHQLTPELVEKIIQFEQVIFIDAQINSEKIQITKIDNINSYPQQNWTHHLNPISLINLTNKLYNKFPQGWLITIPIKNTNFGEQISPEVQIMADNIINNLGKNFLN